The genomic DNA TGAAAGCCGGACGGATTGCCGATATGGGAGAGGCGACCGCCCCTAATGTGGAGATGATGATCGACAAAGGGGCCGAGCTTGTGATCGTTTCCCCTTTCCAGAATAGTGGCTACGGGCCGGTCGAGAAGTTGGGAATCCCCATTATCGAGGGAGCCGATTATATGGAATCGCTGCCGTTGGGACGTACCGAATGGATTCGTTTCTACGGGATGCTGTTCGGTAAGGAAGCGTTGGCCGATTCCATTTTCAGGCAAACGGAAAAGAGTTATCTCGATCTGAAACAGCTGGTCACGGCCGATATGCCTCACCCGACCGTTATCTCCGAAAAGAAGTTCGGCGCTTCCTGGTTTATGCCGGCGGGAGATAGCTATATCGCCAATATGTATGCCGATGCCGGAGCCGATTATGTTTTCAAGGAACTCCCCGGAGCCGGAAGTACGCCTTTGGCTTTCGAGACGGTACTCGACCGGGCTATCCATGCCGATATGTGGCTGATTAAGTATAACCAGTCCGAAGACATGACCTACGGTGACCTGCGTGCCGAATACGCGCCGTACGAGAACTTCGATGCCTTTAAGAACCGCCGGATTTATTCCTGCAATACGGGACTTGTCCCTTATTATGAGGAATTTCCTTTGCATCCCGATTACCTGCTGAAAGACCTGATCTGGGTGTTCCATCCGGAATTGCTGCCCGGCTACAGTCCGCGTTACTATCGGAAGATGCAGGACTAACCGGCAACGAAAGTTTGTGGAGAATAATCTATATGTTTGTTGCATAGTGGATTGTGTAGGTGAAGGATTTTTTTTCATTATCGATGACAGTACGAAGATAAGGCCCCGCTACAGGCAGGAATACCGTTTCGGGAAGATCGGCGAAGATCGGTGCAGAAACAGGTAGGAAGAGGTAGGAAATAGATGTCATTATATTTTGAATATCAGCATTTATTGCTTATCTTTATAGGGCAATGAAACGATGGGGATGAGGAGGAGGAATGAATTCGACGTCAGGCGTTACGGGTAGCAGGTATAGATGGCCCTTTACGGTCCGGATTCGATGTCGGCATCAGTTGGATAACGGTTGTCCAGTTGGATGGGGGGCAAACCCGGAGCTGCAGGTGAGGATGATCGTGCAATATCAAGGTGAGCCTTGAAACAAGGGACTTCTGTGTACGAAACAAGGGACTTTGACGTGTCAAACCAAGAAGTTC from Parabacteroides merdae ATCC 43184 includes the following:
- a CDS encoding ABC transporter substrate-binding protein gives rise to the protein MQPKVQNSAGNNLLTSDTIRYAQGFIVHHFDGYTAVEVRDPWDSTRLLQRYLLVDRDRPVPENLPKGTVVQVPAQNVVVYTSVHAAIIDQLGETGRIIGVCEPRYMDTPAIREGLKAGRIADMGEATAPNVEMMIDKGAELVIVSPFQNSGYGPVEKLGIPIIEGADYMESLPLGRTEWIRFYGMLFGKEALADSIFRQTEKSYLDLKQLVTADMPHPTVISEKKFGASWFMPAGDSYIANMYADAGADYVFKELPGAGSTPLAFETVLDRAIHADMWLIKYNQSEDMTYGDLRAEYAPYENFDAFKNRRIYSCNTGLVPYYEEFPLHPDYLLKDLIWVFHPELLPGYSPRYYRKMQD